The segment TGGTTAAAATGATTTGCGAGAACCTGGGAATCCATCCTTCTAGTGTGCAGCTTGGTAAGTTCTCTAATGGTGAGACTAGCATAAGTGTGAATGAGTCAGTACGTGAAAAAGACGTGTATGTTATACAAAGCGGCTGTGGCCATGTAAATGACTGTTTTATGGAGCTATTGATTCTTATCAGTGCGTGCAAAACGGCGTCAGCATCTCGAGTGACAGCCGTGATGCCGTACTTTTGCTACTCGAGACAGCCAGATATTCCTTACACTGCAAAAGGAGCGCCTCTGATCTCGAAATCGCAGAGTTTGGACGGAAAAGTGGGCGAAGCGCCGCTATCTTCTACTTTGATGACCCACAGGCCTGGCGAAGATAGTCCGTTCAAGAGTCTGGAGAGCGCTATACGGGCTACGGCGCCCAAGATGAATTTGCACAGCAGCGGATCGGGaacaaacttgaagaaatccGCGTCATCTTCCCGTATTCCAATGATCCCAGGCGGTAAAGAAGTTGGCTCTGCTAACGCTGACGCGGGCGAGCTTTTCAATGCGCAGAACGCGGGCTACAAACTATGGGTCGCTCAGGCTGGTACGCTGATCGCCAACCTGCTAACGACTGCCGGCGCCGATCACGTCATCACCATGGATTTACACGACCCACAGTTCCAAGGTTTCTTCGATATACCAGTGGACAACCTGTACTGCCAGCCAATCGCTCAAAATTATATCCAGCATCGCATCCCGAACTATAAAGAGGCAGTGATCGTCTCGCCCGATGCTGGTGGTGCCAAGAGAGCCACGGCAATTGCTGACGCACTCAAGCTATCTTTTGCTCTGATCCATAAAGAGCGGAGGTCACAGCTCCTGAAAGGACCACCTACGACAACGGGTTTGCCGATGTCATCCAAACCTTTGTTGACTACGCTGAATGCAGCGGAAATGCAACCTTC is part of the Torulaspora globosa chromosome 7, complete sequence genome and harbors:
- the PRS5 gene encoding ribose phosphate diphosphokinase subunit PRS5 (ancestral locus Anc_3.166) — translated: MGDIVIFGGGSHPELVKMICENLGIHPSSVQLGKFSNGETSISVNESVREKDVYVIQSGCGHVNDCFMELLILISACKTASASRVTAVMPYFCYSRQPDIPYTAKGAPLISKSQSLDGKVGEAPLSSTLMTHRPGEDSPFKSLESAIRATAPKMNLHSSGSGTNLKKSASSSRIPMIPGGKEVGSANADAGELFNAQNAGYKLWVAQAGTLIANLLTTAGADHVITMDLHDPQFQGFFDIPVDNLYCQPIAQNYIQHRIPNYKEAVIVSPDAGGAKRATAIADALKLSFALIHKERRSQLLKGPPTTTGLPMSSKPLLTTLNAAEMQPSPSNSKYVQTTMLVGDVRNKVCIIVDDLVDTSYTITRAAKLLKDQGATKVYALLTHGIFSGDALSRISQSCIDKLIVSNSVPQQDTIEYLGKGNVDIMDVSRVFAEAIRRIHNGESISMLFEHGW